The Hordeum vulgare subsp. vulgare chromosome 4H, MorexV3_pseudomolecules_assembly, whole genome shotgun sequence genomic interval TCAAACGTATAGTTCAAGATCCCTCGTCAATAACGCGAACGTGTGCGATGGCGGACCCATCGAATATGATTCAGAAAACATTTACGTGTGCAATTTGTGGCATACGGTTCTTCCATACAAACTGTTTGCGATTAGCTAAAATAACACAAATGGTTACAGAGATCCAGATGTGTGCGATAGAGGGCACACAGTTCACTATCATCAACTGTGTGCAATGTTACAACAGAACATAAATGATTCGGCATAACAAGATGTGTGCTATATACATCATAAATGTCTGTTTGTGATGGTCCTTCCAATCACACACGCTCTATTTTTGCGTGACGTGTGTGACCGGACCGATGATTTATGTGTGTTGTGTGGGATAGCCCCCCTATCGCCCATACATGCAAGGTAACGGTTTAGATCTACGTCGCGGAAAGGGGGTAAAAACCGTTTGTATAACACTCGGTTGCACTAGTGGAGGCAGCGTCGTCGACGATGTTGCCACGCTTTTCTTCGtcaccgtttccctgtcgaggagcTTGCTGCTCCAGCCATGGCAACGGTGTGGgcacgagagggagagagggagaggaagagagaaagaaagagaggGATAGAGAGATATTTGGTAGGGGTTGGGAAATGTAAGAGATGGGTCACAAGGGTCTTTCTATATAAAAAGGAGCAACATGTGGTGGTGTGTGCTTTTCTCGTGTGGCGGTTGAGCCCTCAATCGACGTGTGGCAGTTGAACCCTCAATCGATATGGCGTGGTCAACGCATCACACGGACAAGTCAATCAAACTCGTGAAAAAAGACCTGGGATGAACCACTTATCAAAAGATTAAGACTTAAAGATGCACTTTTAAAATAATTGGAACGAAAATAACACCCTGGTGAAACTTTCAAGGACCTTGAGTGCATTTAACTCTTCTCAAAATTACTCCAAGTTCAAAGAGGCCACAAGAGAGCTGCTGTGTATTGTACTGCCTCCATGATTTAAACATGATCACCTCACACAATCTCTGCCCCACACAAACATAATATATTAAAATAAAAGGTGATGACCCATAAAAGAACCATGACGCAATTTGCTTTATTTTATTTCGGAAATCACGACTCAATTCGGAGAGCCCGTTTTATTCACGCCACCGGAGCGGCCTGGCCACCTCACTTTCAACCAGACACCACCCCTCTTCTTGCTctgctctcctctcctctcctctcccacACGCGTCCTAAAGCAAAGCAAGCTCGGCGAAAAGCAGCTCGGACGCCATGGGCAAGGACTGCGGCAACCACGGCGAGGACGACGTCCGGCGGGCGTGCCGGCGCCTCCTGGCCATCCTCTTCTTCCTGGCCCTGGTGGTCGCCGTCATCGCCCTCATCGTCTACCTGGTCCTCCGCCCCACGCACCCGCGCTTCTACCTCCAGGACGCCTCGCTCCGGCAGCTGGACGTGCTCACCGCCaacgcctccgccgccgccggcgtgCTCTCCACCGTGCTCCAGGTCACCGTCGCCTCCCGCAACCCCAACGACCGCGTCGGCGTCTACTACGACCGCCTCGACGTCTACGCCTCCTACAAGTACCAGCAGATCACGCTGGCCTCCGCGCTCCCGCCGGTCTACCAGGGCCACGGCGACGTGGAGGTCTGGTCCCCGGTGCTCTCCGGCCCCAGCGTCCCCTTCGCGCCCTACCTCGCCGATGCGCTCGCCAAGGACGTCCAGGCCGGGTACCTCATCCTCCAGGTCAAGATCGACGGCCGCGTCCGGTGGAAGGTGGGCAGCTGGATCTCCGGCCACTACCACATCTTCGTGACCTGCCCCGCCTTCCTCGTCGGCGTCGGCGGCAACGGCGCGCCGGGGGCCAGCGGGCTCAGGTTCCAGACCGCCACCTACTGCCACGTCGAGGTCTAGCCGTACGTCCGTCcgtgctctgcttcttcttcttctttttcctctgcTCCGTCGTCGGCGGCGAGGTAGGTTTCTTGCGGGTGGCGCGCGCGCGTGTGCGTAGCGAAGAGCATCATCAAGGCTCAAGGCCAAGGGGTGGGGGTGGTACATGGACATGGTGGTAATAAGTGTTAGCGTCGAGGGGTATAGGTGtaaaaaaagagaaggaaaaatTTAGGGTGGGTTAAGTTAAATTGATGCTGCGATTTACACGTAAATTGTGTTTTGTTTGTGTTTACTTATTAATTGTTGGCGGACTGTTTGTTCCACGTTtaattgtcaaatatatatataaatataaactTGTTGTGATTGATGGAACTAAGGTGAAATGGTTGATGCTGGGGTTGCAATTAGTAGCGggttttgtttttgttgcaatTTGAGTTGAGAGAGCTTTTTGTTGTGGTTCAACGACAGCTTTTTAGATTAGATTTTGTTGGAAGGGTGCTAGCTTAAGCTTGGCTAGGTTGGTGGCAACAACCAGATAGTATCGTCGATGATGACGAGCTTTATGGTAGGTTGCAAGTCCAATTCTCTGAACTCATTGCCATGGGATTTGGTGAATGGGTTGGTACGGATTGGACTTGGCAGTTCAGGATcctcatatctctctctctctctctctctctctcattaaCCTTGCTGGCAGCTCCATCTAGGAAGCATCTTTGCATAATAGAGAGAACATATACGTATTTATTTTTGGAGTTTCCAGCTGTTAGATTCTATGGTAAGTGACAGAGTAGTGGTGAGTGGTGATGTGTCTGATTGATGATGAGTGGTCACTGAGGGAAAAAAAAGTTTTATTCTGTAGGCAAGGAACTAAGAACAGGAGAAGGATTATATTTGTAATTCCATGTGTCCAATGTACTGTACGTACCAGTAGGTTCAGGTGCGAGGTCTCCATGACGAG includes:
- the LOC123448031 gene encoding NDR1/HIN1-like protein 1; its protein translation is MGKDCGNHGEDDVRRACRRLLAILFFLALVVAVIALIVYLVLRPTHPRFYLQDASLRQLDVLTANASAAAGVLSTVLQVTVASRNPNDRVGVYYDRLDVYASYKYQQITLASALPPVYQGHGDVEVWSPVLSGPSVPFAPYLADALAKDVQAGYLILQVKIDGRVRWKVGSWISGHYHIFVTCPAFLVGVGGNGAPGASGLRFQTATYCHVEV